From a single Cryptococcus neoformans var. neoformans B-3501A chromosome 3, whole genome shotgun sequence genomic region:
- a CDS encoding hypothetical protein (Match to EST gb|CF186666.1|CF186666), with translation MSIVSDVTQVDGRTRSKFTADDKPLSSYTLKKYPWRPYVTPFEEIIGKKYPGSGTNEDPYIVDWLSNDKEDPQSWPGTYKWFTIFIVSSMTLAVALSSSAYSGGIESLIKELGASRELLIAGISLFVVGFAFGPLFWAPLSEVFGRRYIYIASYALLTLWSGAAAGAPNVGALLVFRFLAGFFGSSPLANAGGTISDVLDANQRGLGMAFFSAAPFLGPSLGPITGGFLGLTSGWRWVEGFLTIFCGVLFIIGIVFCGETYAPVILRARAKRLSQVTGDVYRFRADAKKPLNVTSMFRMSLIRPWKFLFLEPIVTILSLYTALIYGILYLFFAAYPIIFQSGHGWNTGVGGLAFLGVLVGTVLSVLLSIFISNPQYIKVAKKKGGRADPEDRLPPAMWGGVLIVIGLAGTAATDGPDIHWIAPIIFGVPFGCGIIVVFLSILGYLVDSYTIYAASVLAANSVLRSLFGAAFPLFTVQMFDKMGVHWGVALPGFLSLACIPATWVFYKYGAAIRAKCKYSADAERQMAMIMAARMAQSKQEDEEARAEGKEVIYPVGSRPESEVQDVQPAEQEGGLGKVVSRAGEYTGPHSNGGAPLARVPTHLHHEWTIYEALADRDENDLQDDERIKLQDMHTKFDNKLRK, from the exons ATGTCTATCGTCAGCGACGTCACCCAAGTTGATGGGCGCACCCGCTCAAAGTTCACCGCCGACGACAAACCTCTATCGTCTTACACCCTCAAAAAATACCCCTGGCGACCTTATGTGACGCCTTTCGAAGAGATTATTGGGAAGAAGTACCCTGGCTCTGGTACAAATGAGGACCCGTATATCGTCGACTGGCTGTCCAATGACAAGGAGGATCCTCAAAGTTGGCCAGGCACCTACAAGTGGTTCACC ATTTTCATTGTCAGCTCAATGACTCTTGCTGTCGCTTTGAG TTCTTCCGCATATTCTGGAGGTATCGAAAGTCTTATAAAGGAGCTTGGCGCAAGCAGAGAACTTCTTATTGCTGGTATCTctctcttcgtcgtcgGTTTTGCATTCGGTCCCCTTTTCTGGGCTCCTTTGTCCGAGGTCTTTGGTCGTCGGTACATTTACATAGCGTCTTACGCCCTTCTTACCCTCTGGTCTGGTGCCGCCGCCGGTGCTCCTAACGTCGGTGCTCTCCTTGTCTTCCGTTTTCTTGCCGGTTTCTTCGGTTCTTCTCCGCTCGCCAATGCCGGTGGCACCATCTCTGATGTCCTCGACGCCAATCAGCGAGGTCTTGGTatggccttcttctccgctgCTCCTTTCCTTGGACCTTCTCTCGGTCCTATCACCGGTGGTTTCCTTGGTCTCACCTCTGGATGGCGATGGGTTGAGGGTTTCCTCACCATTTTCTGTGGTGTTTTGTTCATCATCGGTATCGTCTTCTGTGGCGAAACCTATGCTCCTGTCATTCTTCGGGCTCGAGCCAAGCGATTGAGCCAGGTCACTGGCGACGTTTACAGGTTCCGAGCCGACGCAAAGAAGCCTTTGAACGTCACTTCCATGTTCAGGATGAGCTTGATCCGTCCTTGGAAATTCTTGTTCCTCGAGCCCATTGTTACTATCCTCAGTCTTTACACT GCCCTGATCTACGGCATCCtctacctcttcttcgccgcCTACCCCATCATTTTCCAGAGCGGCCACGGCTGGAACACTGGTGTCGGTGGTCTCGCTTTCCTCGGTGTTCTCGTCGGCACCGTTCTTTCggttcttctctccatcttcatctccaacccTCAATATATCAAGGTtgcgaagaaaaagggcgGCCGTGCTGACCCGGAAGACCGACTTCCTCCCGCCATGTGGGGTGGTGTCCTCATTGTCATCGGTCTTGCCGGTACTGCTGCCACTGATGGTCCCGATATCCACTGGATTGCTCCTATCATCTTCGGTGTGCCTTTCGGTTGCGGTATCATTGTCGTTTTCTTGTCCATTTTGGGTTACCTCGTCGACAGTTACACCATCTATGCCGCCTCCGTCCTCGCTGCCAACTCCGTACTTCGATCTCTCTTCGGTGCCGCTTTCCCCTTGTTTACTGTCCAGATGTTTGACAAGATGGGAGTTCACTGGGGTGTTGCTCTGCCTGGCTTCCTGTCACTTGCTTGTATTCCCGCCACCTGGGTGTTCTACAAATACGGTGCTGCTATTCGAGCCAAGTGCAAGTACTCTGCCGATGCTGAGCGACAGATGGCGATGATCATGGCTGCTAGGATGGCTCAGTCCAAgcaggaagacgaggaggcTAGGGCGGAGGGCAAAGAGGTTATCTATCCCGTTGGTAGCCGACCTGAAAGTGAAGTGCAAGATGTCCAGCCCGCTGAACAAGAAGGCGGACTGGGCAAAGTCGTGAGCAGGGCGGGTGAGTACACCGGTCCTCATTCCAATGGCGGTGCGCCTCTCGCCAGGGTTCCTACGCATCTCCACCATGAGTGGACCATCTATGAGGCTCTTGCCGATAGGGACGAAAATGATCTTCAGGATGATGAGCGCATTAAGCTCCAGGATATGCACACCAAGTTTGATAACAAGTTGAGGAAGTAA